One region of Streptomyces davaonensis JCM 4913 genomic DNA includes:
- a CDS encoding S1 family peptidase, which translates to MPTVDMPAGEMSHEEQRRQVADAARRYRESAKAREQVEARAAQGVPFPDTPQELAARAERILSRGGVPTTAVVDRIHAEPLDLPQTHERIIGLSNDLQAANFLPRGARAARTVARISLRRDGRELPLGTGFLVSPRLLMTNHHVLPDADFAATCFAEFDAQIGIDNSPDDIVRFEFAPAELFLAHEPLDFALVALAPADDAVPPGEIFGWNRLSVRTGKLVLGELVNVIGHPSGRLKEIALRDNKLVTRLDDFLHYRTDTEPGNSGSPVFNDQWEVVALHHLGVPETDASGRPLRKDGTAWQQGDGEDTLSWVANEGVRVSSVLRHLASLRPTPAQRALLTAMGPESGLGGPPPHEAAATVGDLQPAGLAVAERTAATGLRARGGAFGGERHLVFLHGRSQQGKNPEALRREWAAGLNKGLTHAGLPTLDPADAWFPYYGDQLANLIGGEESVAGTPPAEGTEVYEQLLLEAATRSGMPDDGPSAEEGLDSAVRKLRRALGWVAARSDLDEWTIDTVFRDVAKYLSEPRVRDGVLDTVAATLPDRGELVFVTHSLGTVVGMDLLSRLPSGIERVALVTVGSPLGMDAVNRGLLAGGPHRPKDVHSWVNAWCPADAVAIGCPLRDRRWGGIDQPEVVNGKDRAHNIAEYLGHATVAGPIGRALH; encoded by the coding sequence ATGCCCACGGTAGACATGCCCGCAGGAGAGATGTCCCACGAGGAGCAGCGCCGTCAAGTCGCCGACGCGGCCCGGCGTTACCGCGAGTCGGCAAAGGCGCGGGAGCAGGTCGAGGCGCGGGCGGCGCAGGGCGTGCCGTTCCCCGACACCCCGCAGGAGCTGGCCGCACGGGCCGAGCGGATCCTCAGCCGGGGCGGTGTGCCGACGACGGCCGTCGTCGACCGGATCCACGCCGAACCACTGGACCTCCCGCAGACCCATGAACGGATCATCGGCCTGTCCAACGACCTCCAGGCGGCGAACTTCCTGCCCCGAGGCGCCCGCGCCGCCCGCACGGTCGCCCGCATCAGCCTGCGCCGAGACGGACGCGAACTGCCCCTGGGAACAGGCTTCCTCGTCTCTCCACGGCTCCTGATGACCAATCACCACGTGCTGCCGGACGCGGACTTCGCCGCGACCTGCTTCGCGGAGTTCGACGCGCAGATCGGCATCGACAACTCCCCCGACGACATCGTCCGGTTCGAGTTCGCCCCGGCCGAACTCTTCCTCGCCCACGAGCCGCTGGACTTCGCCCTGGTGGCTCTCGCCCCGGCCGACGACGCCGTACCACCCGGCGAGATCTTCGGCTGGAACCGGCTCAGCGTCCGCACCGGCAAGCTGGTCCTCGGTGAGCTGGTGAACGTCATCGGCCACCCCAGCGGCAGGCTGAAGGAGATCGCCCTGCGCGACAACAAACTGGTCACGCGGCTGGACGACTTCCTCCACTACCGGACGGACACCGAGCCGGGCAATTCGGGCTCCCCGGTCTTCAACGACCAGTGGGAGGTGGTCGCCCTCCATCACCTGGGCGTCCCGGAGACGGACGCGAGCGGCCGGCCGCTGCGCAAGGACGGCACGGCATGGCAGCAGGGCGACGGCGAGGACACGCTCTCCTGGGTGGCCAACGAGGGCGTACGCGTCAGCTCCGTCCTGCGCCACCTGGCGTCCTTGCGGCCGACGCCCGCGCAACGCGCCCTACTGACAGCAATGGGGCCCGAGTCGGGGCTCGGCGGTCCCCCGCCCCACGAGGCGGCTGCAACCGTGGGCGACCTCCAGCCCGCCGGACTCGCCGTGGCCGAGCGCACGGCGGCGACCGGCCTGCGCGCCCGCGGCGGCGCCTTCGGCGGCGAGCGTCACCTGGTGTTCCTGCACGGCAGAAGCCAACAGGGCAAGAACCCCGAGGCCCTCCGCCGCGAATGGGCCGCCGGCCTCAACAAGGGCCTCACCCATGCCGGCCTTCCCACCCTCGACCCGGCCGACGCCTGGTTCCCGTACTACGGCGACCAGTTGGCAAACTTGATCGGCGGGGAGGAGTCCGTCGCGGGCACGCCACCTGCCGAAGGCACCGAGGTGTACGAGCAGTTGCTCCTGGAGGCGGCGACCAGGTCCGGCATGCCGGACGACGGCCCCTCGGCAGAAGAGGGTCTCGACTCCGCGGTCCGCAAGCTGCGCCGCGCCCTCGGCTGGGTGGCCGCCCGGTCGGATCTCGACGAGTGGACCATTGACACCGTCTTCCGGGACGTCGCGAAGTACCTGAGCGAGCCGCGCGTCCGGGACGGGGTGCTGGACACCGTGGCCGCGACCCTGCCGGACCGCGGCGAACTCGTCTTCGTGACCCACAGTCTGGGCACCGTCGTCGGCATGGACCTGCTCAGCCGGCTGCCGTCCGGGATCGAGCGGGTCGCACTGGTCACCGTGGGCAGCCCGCTGGGCATGGACGCGGTCAACCGAGGACTCCTCGCGGGCGGACCGCACCGGCCGAAGGACGTCCACAGCTGGGTGAACGCCTGGTGCCCGGCGGACGCGGTCGCCATCGGCTGCCCCCTGCGCGACCGCCGCTGGGGCGGCATCGACCAGCCGGAGGTCGTCAACGGCAAGGACCGGGCGCACAACATCGCCGAGTACCTCGGCCACGCCACGGTGGCGGGACCCATCGGCCGCGCCCTCCACTGA
- a CDS encoding cyanobactin maturation protease PatG family protein, translated as MDVRSVLRAVPGEAGLLGTPAVRVAVLDGPVDFAHPCFAGADLTRLPTLVPDAAGAGLMSLHGTHVASLLFGQPGSPVAGLVPRCRGFVVPVFRESPDGGVSRVPQLDLARAVEQAVEAGAHVINISGGERSADGRAEAMLERALRRCAEKGVLVVAAVGNDGCDCLQAPAATPSVLAVGATDATGAPLDINNWGPAYRSNGVLAPGRDIEGAAPGGGLASLTGSSFATPAVTGVAALLVAQQIAEGREPDPLAAGRAILASASRAPCAPDDAPRCRRLLGGHLAAARAFDLIREGGSVVPDGVRGEPVSLIGGPPPTTHAEPKGRAIAMDTNAVHAHTGEATEGLSAAAAPPPATPDTAPAPPPQPPALPPLPQTAPATAQAPAAVPEPVPQAPQQVAPPVFQQAAPQAGVQPAAQPTAPPVPQADVPHAPPAAQPAPVPVEQGVRPSCPDCGGTCGGNASGGTSASMGAVANSNGRQFVFAIGTIGFDYRTEARRDSFRQQMPEVFIPATAEHPEQEAAPNVYDPRQLHDYLAKNPWACDKVTWTLNMDSTPIYALEAETPVGMDWTQAIITDRKAPPDTVRSAADKAVSEQGDRLASILETLSYPPVSTVYRTFRDAIVGQIEDRQSPGYVSRVSVPGVLTDRTVRLFSGQVVPVVEVKSRGLYTWNEHIFVEAVMAQLKKDFDRRKVSVDGAQQADPAKTIRAFLDKVYWQFRNLGQTSADRAMNYAGTNAFDVSREMAEGMLAANQVPGANAEHLYSLDTITVSKSPFCRPGSDCQDVVITFFDPENDRRANLSFLFTYDVSDELPVSLAPVHKFIGGF; from the coding sequence ATGGACGTCCGGTCGGTACTGCGCGCGGTCCCCGGGGAAGCCGGGCTGCTGGGCACGCCGGCGGTTCGCGTCGCCGTGCTCGACGGTCCCGTCGACTTCGCGCATCCGTGTTTCGCGGGAGCGGATCTCACGCGCCTGCCCACGCTGGTGCCGGATGCCGCCGGTGCCGGGCTGATGTCCTTGCACGGCACGCATGTGGCGAGCCTTCTGTTCGGACAACCCGGGTCCCCGGTGGCGGGCCTTGTCCCGCGGTGCCGCGGTTTCGTCGTCCCCGTGTTCCGGGAGTCCCCGGACGGAGGTGTGTCCCGCGTGCCGCAGCTCGACCTCGCCCGCGCGGTGGAGCAGGCGGTGGAGGCGGGCGCCCATGTGATCAACATCAGCGGCGGCGAGCGCAGTGCGGACGGCAGGGCCGAGGCCATGCTGGAGCGGGCGCTGCGACGGTGCGCGGAGAAAGGAGTGCTCGTGGTCGCGGCGGTCGGCAACGACGGCTGCGACTGCCTCCAGGCTCCGGCCGCCACGCCTTCTGTGCTCGCCGTCGGAGCGACGGACGCCACCGGTGCGCCCCTGGACATCAACAACTGGGGCCCCGCCTACCGGTCGAACGGCGTCCTCGCTCCCGGCCGGGACATCGAGGGCGCGGCCCCCGGCGGCGGACTGGCCTCGCTGACCGGCAGCAGTTTCGCCACGCCGGCGGTGACCGGGGTCGCGGCACTGCTGGTCGCCCAGCAGATCGCCGAGGGCCGTGAACCGGACCCGCTCGCCGCGGGCCGGGCGATCCTCGCCTCCGCGAGCCGCGCCCCGTGTGCCCCGGACGACGCACCCCGGTGCCGTCGCCTCCTCGGCGGCCATCTCGCCGCCGCGCGGGCTTTCGACCTGATCAGGGAGGGGGGCTCGGTCGTCCCCGACGGAGTCCGGGGCGAGCCGGTGAGTCTCATCGGCGGCCCACCCCCGACGACGCACGCCGAACCGAAAGGAAGAGCCATCGCCATGGACACGAACGCCGTACACGCGCACACCGGGGAGGCGACCGAGGGCCTGTCCGCGGCCGCGGCCCCGCCGCCCGCCACACCGGACACAGCCCCCGCCCCGCCACCCCAGCCCCCGGCTCTCCCGCCCCTCCCCCAAACGGCTCCGGCCACCGCCCAGGCCCCGGCCGCCGTGCCCGAACCGGTGCCACAGGCCCCCCAGCAGGTCGCACCCCCGGTCTTTCAGCAGGCGGCGCCGCAGGCCGGAGTGCAGCCCGCCGCACAGCCGACGGCACCGCCCGTTCCCCAGGCCGACGTCCCGCACGCACCGCCGGCGGCCCAACCGGCGCCGGTCCCGGTCGAACAGGGCGTACGTCCCTCCTGTCCCGACTGCGGAGGCACCTGCGGAGGAAACGCGAGTGGCGGCACCTCGGCAAGCATGGGCGCGGTCGCGAACAGCAACGGGCGCCAGTTCGTCTTCGCGATCGGCACGATCGGCTTCGACTACCGGACCGAGGCCCGGCGGGACAGCTTCCGGCAGCAGATGCCGGAGGTATTCATCCCCGCCACCGCGGAGCACCCGGAGCAAGAGGCCGCGCCGAACGTCTACGACCCCCGGCAGCTCCACGACTACCTGGCGAAGAACCCCTGGGCGTGCGACAAGGTCACCTGGACGCTGAACATGGACTCCACGCCCATCTACGCGCTGGAGGCGGAGACGCCTGTGGGGATGGACTGGACCCAGGCGATCATCACGGACCGCAAGGCACCGCCCGACACGGTGCGCAGCGCCGCCGACAAGGCCGTGAGCGAACAGGGTGACCGGCTGGCGAGCATTCTCGAAACGCTGTCGTATCCTCCGGTGTCCACCGTCTACCGGACGTTCCGGGACGCCATAGTCGGCCAGATCGAGGACCGGCAGAGTCCCGGGTATGTCTCGCGGGTGTCGGTCCCAGGGGTGCTGACCGACCGGACGGTGCGTCTGTTCTCCGGCCAGGTCGTGCCGGTGGTCGAAGTGAAGAGCCGCGGCCTCTACACCTGGAACGAACACATCTTCGTCGAGGCGGTCATGGCCCAGCTGAAGAAGGACTTCGATCGCCGCAAGGTGAGCGTCGACGGCGCACAGCAGGCTGATCCGGCGAAGACCATCCGCGCCTTCCTGGACAAGGTCTACTGGCAGTTCCGCAACCTCGGGCAGACCTCGGCGGACCGGGCGATGAACTACGCCGGCACCAACGCCTTCGATGTCAGCAGGGAAATGGCCGAAGGCATGCTGGCGGCCAATCAGGTTCCCGGCGCCAACGCCGAGCACCTCTACTCCCTGGACACCATCACGGTCTCCAAGAGTCCGTTCTGCCGTCCGGGTTCCGACTGCCAGGACGTCGTCATCACCTTCTTCGACCCCGAGAACGACCGCAGGGCGAATCTCTCGTTCCTGTTCACCTACGACGTCAGCGACGAGCTCCCGGTGAGCCTCGCGCCCGTCCACAAGTTCATCGGCGGTTTCTGA
- a CDS encoding AfsR/SARP family transcriptional regulator: MNAVRLEILGPFELIRGGRSVAVPVGAQRLLALLAVRSEGIHRRAAAEQLWPECPPIRAAANLRSALCQSRKLGPRTVVVCDGHRLALSPCVAVDHGEVCAAARQLLEEGVRAAPSDLDRLVEDLGRPLLLGWDDEWLILERERWDQMRLYALEGLAQHFLALDRYLAAHQAALAATVVDPYRETAHRIAIEVHAAEGNVACAVKHYLEYRRLLQQELRVSPSQRMTELIRELTTA, translated from the coding sequence ATGAACGCAGTACGTCTCGAAATCCTGGGGCCATTTGAATTAATCCGCGGCGGGCGTTCGGTCGCCGTCCCGGTGGGGGCTCAGCGGCTGCTCGCCCTGCTCGCGGTGCGCAGTGAAGGGATTCACCGGCGGGCCGCCGCCGAGCAGCTGTGGCCGGAGTGCCCCCCGATTCGGGCCGCTGCCAACCTGAGGTCGGCCCTGTGTCAGAGCCGCAAGCTCGGGCCGCGGACCGTCGTGGTCTGCGACGGCCACCGGCTCGCGCTGTCGCCGTGTGTCGCGGTCGACCACGGGGAGGTCTGCGCCGCCGCCCGGCAGCTCCTGGAGGAGGGGGTGCGGGCCGCGCCGAGCGACCTCGACCGGCTGGTCGAGGATCTCGGCCGGCCGCTGCTCCTGGGGTGGGACGACGAGTGGCTGATACTCGAACGTGAACGCTGGGACCAGATGCGCCTCTACGCCCTGGAGGGGCTGGCGCAGCACTTCCTCGCCCTGGACCGCTACCTGGCGGCGCATCAGGCGGCCCTCGCCGCGACCGTGGTCGACCCCTACCGGGAGACCGCCCATCGGATCGCCATCGAGGTCCATGCGGCTGAGGGCAATGTCGCCTGTGCGGTCAAGCACTATCTGGAGTACCGGAGGCTTCTTCAGCAGGAGCTTCGAGTCTCGCCGTCTCAGCGGATGACGGAGCTGATCCGGGAGCTGACCACGGCCTAG